The sequence AACAGCAGGAATATTCGAGGTATGGCGGCAGTGCCGGCGCAGGGGGCTTCGCTCCCCGTCGTCGGCTGCGGTCCCGGCGGCGCTCAATCCCACGATGGGCGCCTGTATCGAGAGGCAATGGCAAGGAATAAGTCGCCCCAGGATTACACGCGGGACTTCGATCGGCGCGGCGGTCAACCAGAGCCGCAGGAATGGGACAACGCCGATTGGGATCCGGATCAGGAGGAGGCGGCGGGCTATCGCGCGCGCCGGCTGCTGTCGCGTTCCAATTCGGGCTTCCATCGCTTCGGTGACGGGTTTCGGGCGCTGCACCGCTGGCTGGCCGCAGATCGCTGGTTGAAGCGCTTCACCATGGTGGTCGGGGCCGTGGTCGTCATCTTCGTCGGTTGTTTTGCTGCACTGTGGTGGCGGCTCGGCGCCGGTCCGATCAATCTCGATATCGCAACGCCGTGGCTCGCTGCCGCGATCGAGGAGAACATCGGCCACGGCAATACCGTGGAGATCGGCGGCACCCAGATCGAGCGGGCGGGGCGGATCCGTATCGCGGTCCGTATCCGCGACATCATCGTCCGCGACCGCGATCACGCCGTCGTCGCCAGCGCGCCGAAGGCCGAGGTGAAGCTGTCGGGCGCGGCTCTCCTGATGGGGCACCTGCGCGCCGAAAGCCTCAACCTCGTCGACGCCGAGCTTGCGATCCGCATCGCACCCGACGGCACCGTCACGGTCTCGGCGGGCGACACGGCGAAGCCGCTGGCAACGGGCGTGGCCTCCAAGAAAGAGGCGGGCCTGCCGCCGACATTCCCGCGCGCCGGCGTTCCGCCGCCGCCCTTCGCCACGCAGCAGCCCACGAGCCCGGACGCGTCGCAGGCGGCGCCTCAGGCGACCGCGCAGAGCGGCATTCTTCAGGGCCTCGACTGGCTCGACAGCCTGAGCATGACCGGCCTCGACGGCCAGAACCTCAACGAGATTGGCCTGAAGAACGGCAATCTGATCGTCGACGATCAGCAGCGCGGCAGCAAATGGTCGTTCGAGAACATCACGCTCAGCCTGCGCCGGCCGAGCCGCGGCGGCGTCGCGCTCAGCCTCGGCGAGGAGGGCGCGCGTCCCTGGATGCTGCGCGCCACGATCGGGCCGGCCGAGAACGGCGTGCGCTCGGTCGACATCAAGGCCGACAAGGTCTCGACCTCCAACATCCTGCTGGCGTTGCGGGTCAAGGATCTCACCTATACCGCCGACCTGCCGCTGACCGGCGAGCTCAAGGGCGAGCTCGGCCGTGACGGCGTGCCGACCTTCTTCCGCGGCAAGATAGCGGTCGGTGCGGGCAACATCATCGATACCGACACGCCCGACTATCCAATGGCGATCGACCAGGCCGAGATCAACGTCGAGTGGGACGCCAACCGGCGCGTGCTGGTCGCACCCTTCAAGATCATCTCCGGCGCGAACCGGCTGACGCTGCTGGCCCATCTCGAACCCCCGAACGGCAACATCAACGATTGGCAGCTCGGCTTCAGCGGCGGCTCGATCTTGCTCGGCGGCATCGACAACGAGCCGCCGCTCGTCTTCAACCGCATTGCGATCGGCTTCCGCTTCGACACCGACCACAAGCGCCTGCTGCTGACGCAGGCCGATATCAGCAACGGCGAGATCGGCGTCGCCGGCACCGGGGCCATCGACTATTCGGGCGAGCCTCGGCTGACGCTGGGTTTTGCCGGTACGCCGATGTCGGCGTCGGCACTGAAGCGGATGTGGCCGACGCTCGTCGTTCCCGAGCTGCGCGAATGGGTGATCGAGCGGATCGAGCGCGGCACGCTCCAGCGCATCGAGATCGGCGTCAACTCGCCGACGAAGAACCTGCCGCGCAAGGGGCCGCCGATCCCTGACGACGGCCTGTCGGTTAACATCGTGGCGAGCGGCGTCGCGGTCCGCCCCGTGGACGGCATGCCTGTGGTGCATGATGCCGATTTGAAGGCGCGCGTGACCGGCCGCACCGCGACCGTGAACATCGCGCAAGGCATTGCCGATACGCCCGCCGGCCGCAAGATCACGATCTCCGACTTCACCTTCGAGGTGCCGGACATGGCGCCGAAGCCGTCGCCGTCGCGCACGCGCTTTCGCGTCGAGGGACCGGTGCCCGCGGCCGCCGAAATGCTCGCCAATGATCGGCTGAGCGATTTGTCGTCGACCGTCGTCGACCCCAACACCAGCAAGGGGACGTTCTCGGCGAACATCCAGCTCGCCATGCCGGTCAAGGGCGAGCTGACAAAGGCCGACACCACCTATTCCGTCAACGCCGACCTCAACGGTTTCTCCGCCGACAAGCTGGTGATGAACCAGAAGCTGGAGGCCAACAACCTCAAGATCGCCGCGAGCAACCAGGGCTATCAGGTCAAGGGCGACGTCAAGATCAACGGGCAGGCGGCCTCGCTCGACTATCGCAAGCCGGCCGAGGGCGATGCCGACGTCAGATTGCAGGCGACGCTGGACGACGCCAGCCGCGCGCGCCTGGGATTCGATCTCAGCCCCGCCGTCAGCGGATCGTTGCCGATCAAGCTGTCGGGCAAGATCGCGAGCGGCCCGGACCAGACGACGAAGCTCGGCGTCGAGGCCGACCTGACCTCGGTCAGGCTCGACAACATCCTGCCCGGATGGGTCAAGCTGCCGGGCCGGTCGGGCAAGGCCACCTTCAAGGTCGTGCCGACGGCGCAATCAACGCGTTTCGAGGACATCGTCATCGAGGGCGGCGGCGCCTCGATCAAGGGCTCGCTGGAAATCGATGCGAACGGCGACCTGATGAATGCGAGTTTCCCGGTCTATTCACCGTCTGACGGCGACAAGACGTCGCTGAAGGTCGAGCGCGGCCAGGACGGTATGCTCAAAGGCACGATGCGCGGCGACGTGTTCGACGGCCGCGGCTTCCTGAAGTCGGCGATCTCAGGAAACTCCAAGGATGACAAGAACAAGATGAAGAACGTCGATTTCGACATCGACGTGAAGCTCGGCACCGTCATGGGCGCCAATGGCGAGGCGATGCGTAGCCTCGATGCCAAGATGTCGAAGCGCAACGGCGCGATCAAAGCCTTGACGCTGAGCGGAAAGATCGGCCGCGACACGCCAATTGCGGCCGATCTGCGCGGCGGCCGCGCGCAGGGCAATCGCGAAGTGATCTATCTCCAGACCAATGATGCCGGCGCGCTGCTGCGTTTCACCGACACCTACACCAAGGCGGTCGGCGGCCAGATGGTGGTGGCGATGGAGCCGCCGACCTCCGAACCGAACACGGCGCGTGAGGGCCTCATCAACGTGCGCGACTTCACGGTCAAGGGTGAGGCGCAGCTCGATCGCGTCGCGGCCGGCGCGCCCAACGGCACCGGCAACGGCGTCTCCTTCAGCGCGCTACGGGCCGAGTTCACCCGGCAGAACGGCGCGCTCACGATCCGCGACGGCGTGGTCAAGGGCCCCATGATCGGCGCCACCATCGAGGGCTCGATCGACTATCCCGGCAACCAGGTCTGCATGAGCGGCACCTTCGTGCCGATGTATGGCGTCAACAACATCTTCGGCCAGATCCCGTTGTTCGGCATCTTCCTCGGCGGCGGCAACAATGAGGGATTGATCGGCGTGACCTACGAGGTGGTCGGCACGCCGGCTGCGCCCGTGATGCGCGTCAATCCGATCTCGGCGATGGCGCCGGGCCTGTTCCGCAAGATCTTCGAATTCAACACCGGCAAGCAGAATTCGCCCTGGGAGGAATTCCCCTCGCAGTCGAACGACGGCTCGACTGGATCGACGCGCCAGCTGTCGAGCGGCTGTACGCTCGCACGGCGATAGAGGCGGATATCAACCAGGCCGTCATGCCCGGGCTTGTCCCGGGCATCCACGTTCTTCGTGCCGCGTGGCCAACGCGTGGATGGCCGGGACAAGCCCGGCCATGACGAC comes from Bradyrhizobium sp. CCGE-LA001 and encodes:
- a CDS encoding YhdP family protein, whose amino-acid sequence is MAAVPAQGASLPVVGCGPGGAQSHDGRLYREAMARNKSPQDYTRDFDRRGGQPEPQEWDNADWDPDQEEAAGYRARRLLSRSNSGFHRFGDGFRALHRWLAADRWLKRFTMVVGAVVVIFVGCFAALWWRLGAGPINLDIATPWLAAAIEENIGHGNTVEIGGTQIERAGRIRIAVRIRDIIVRDRDHAVVASAPKAEVKLSGAALLMGHLRAESLNLVDAELAIRIAPDGTVTVSAGDTAKPLATGVASKKEAGLPPTFPRAGVPPPPFATQQPTSPDASQAAPQATAQSGILQGLDWLDSLSMTGLDGQNLNEIGLKNGNLIVDDQQRGSKWSFENITLSLRRPSRGGVALSLGEEGARPWMLRATIGPAENGVRSVDIKADKVSTSNILLALRVKDLTYTADLPLTGELKGELGRDGVPTFFRGKIAVGAGNIIDTDTPDYPMAIDQAEINVEWDANRRVLVAPFKIISGANRLTLLAHLEPPNGNINDWQLGFSGGSILLGGIDNEPPLVFNRIAIGFRFDTDHKRLLLTQADISNGEIGVAGTGAIDYSGEPRLTLGFAGTPMSASALKRMWPTLVVPELREWVIERIERGTLQRIEIGVNSPTKNLPRKGPPIPDDGLSVNIVASGVAVRPVDGMPVVHDADLKARVTGRTATVNIAQGIADTPAGRKITISDFTFEVPDMAPKPSPSRTRFRVEGPVPAAAEMLANDRLSDLSSTVVDPNTSKGTFSANIQLAMPVKGELTKADTTYSVNADLNGFSADKLVMNQKLEANNLKIAASNQGYQVKGDVKINGQAASLDYRKPAEGDADVRLQATLDDASRARLGFDLSPAVSGSLPIKLSGKIASGPDQTTKLGVEADLTSVRLDNILPGWVKLPGRSGKATFKVVPTAQSTRFEDIVIEGGGASIKGSLEIDANGDLMNASFPVYSPSDGDKTSLKVERGQDGMLKGTMRGDVFDGRGFLKSAISGNSKDDKNKMKNVDFDIDVKLGTVMGANGEAMRSLDAKMSKRNGAIKALTLSGKIGRDTPIAADLRGGRAQGNREVIYLQTNDAGALLRFTDTYTKAVGGQMVVAMEPPTSEPNTAREGLINVRDFTVKGEAQLDRVAAGAPNGTGNGVSFSALRAEFTRQNGALTIRDGVVKGPMIGATIEGSIDYPGNQVCMSGTFVPMYGVNNIFGQIPLFGIFLGGGNNEGLIGVTYEVVGTPAAPVMRVNPISAMAPGLFRKIFEFNTGKQNSPWEEFPSQSNDGSTGSTRQLSSGCTLARR